The Lycium barbarum isolate Lr01 chromosome 10, ASM1917538v2, whole genome shotgun sequence genome includes a region encoding these proteins:
- the LOC132614763 gene encoding uncharacterized protein LOC132614763: MAQSTQPKRPREDETHKAEEDIIKRQKQYNELILSILEDEQDDPNYQDYFSDDIFSTLEQELSSPSSSCDSWPYPLATHDEVEPDVAASDSVTSKEEEEDDGNNFIRHLQEASDDELGITLPSTDEVKGDNIVDELNGTNCGDLPFALSDGLWEFEDHEAANYYSLLNSEFFM, translated from the coding sequence ATGGCCCAATCTACTCAACCAAAAAGGCCAAGAGAGGATGAAACCCATAAAGCAGAAGAAGATATCATAAAGCGCCAAAAGCAATACAATGAATTAATCCTCTCCATTCTTGAAGATGAACAAGACGACCCTAATTACCAAGACTACTTTTCTGATGATATTTTCTCAACTCTTGAGCAAGAgctttcttctccttcttcttcatgtGATTCCTGGCCTTATCCTTTAGCCACTCATGATGAAGTTGAGCCTGACGTGGCAGCTTCTGACTCAGTAACTTctaaggaagaagaggaagatgaCGGAAACAACTTCATTAGACACCTTCAAGAAGCATCTGATGATGAGCTTGGTATAACTCTTCCCAGCACTGATGAAGTGAAAGGTGAtaatattgttgatgaattgaatggaACCAACTGTGGAGATTTACCATTTGCTTTATCTGATGGTTTATGGGAGTTTGAAGATCATGAGGCTGCTAACTACTATTCTTTGTTAAATTCTGAATTTTTCATGTAA